The genome window ATTTTTTAAACAGACAAAAATTCTATCACTTTTTATTTCTTTTGTCAAGAGGTTTTTTCTTTCTTCTTATTCGTTTTTCAAATTGGACTAATTATTATATCCATTTTTTCTTGATTGTCAAGGGGGTGTAGGAGGGTGTTCTAAAATTTTCTTTCGTAAGCTTATCTTTTCGTGTTATCCTGAGGACCTAAGGCTGAAGGATCTCTTTCTCTTTTTCGATCTTTTGAAAGTATGAGATTCTTCGCTATCGCTCAGAATGACAACATTTTAGGACTCTATAAAACAAAAAAGGCGGGACTATGCCCGCCCTGTGTATGTGATTTTTAGATTTTTACTAATTAGAACAAGAATCCAAGCTCTACAGCGCCAGTTGTTCTTGAAGTTTTAGCTTCACCTTTGTCGTTAACAAATAAGTATCCAGATGTTCCATTGAAAGCATCACCAGAAGATTTAGCATAAGATACTTCAGCTCTTAAGAATGTGTTTTTAGTTGGGTTGTAAGTTGGAGTAATTGTAAATGTCCACACTTTTTTAGCAGCTGCGTAATTGAATTGGTTTGCAGCGTTTGAAGGTTTCACCAATGTAGCTGCTGCTATTGCAGGAATTAAAATTGTATCTTTGTTATCTGCATATTCAATTCTTACAGGAACTTGAACGCCTGCTACTGGTTTTACGTTAGCACAGAGTGCTGCACCCCATGCGTTTGTAGAAGCAGAGTAGTTAGCAGGAAGAGGACCAATTGGTTTTCTTAAAACACTATTCCAAGCTTTCTTTAAGCCATCATCAGCTTTGAAGTAATCAACTTCCAAGCCAAGAGATACGATTCCTAAATCTCCGCCAACTGTTAAAGCATAGATATCTCTGTTTCCGTTTTCATTGTAAGTATGTAAGCCAACATCAACCGGTAAGCCAAATTGCTTTAGGTTAGATGTAACACCAGCTTCAATGTAGTTAGAGTAGTTGTTTCCAATAACATTTTTATAAACAGGTCCCATTAATTGATAGTCTCCAGCTTTACCAGCACCTACGTAAACTTTTGCTACGCCAGCGTCGTATGTACCTCTTGCACCAGTTAATAATACTGGGTTAGCTGTAAATAATACTCCTCTTGTGATGTGTGGGTTTAGGATTGTAACCGGTCTTTCACCAAAGTTTGTCCAGAGTAAACCAGCATCCAAGCTTAATCCAGCAACTGGTTTGTAAGTAACAAAAGCAAGCCATGGTTTGAAATCAGTAGTTTTACCGTAGCCTACAAGCTTATCAGCATTTTTGTTATTTATAGAATTAAATATATTTACATTGTTTACAACCGTAGAGCTTGCTACTACCGTTGGAGCTTCCCAATAACCAAACGCTGCTGTAAATCCAATTCCACCATCTTGTGCTGGCTTTGTTAATCCAATGATTACGTTGTTAACAGAGAATGAGTCTTTCCCTGACCATGTGCCTGCGAGGCTTTGATTAAGCGGGTTGCTGATAAAAATTGCAGCATTTCTTAATGCATGGTCATTGTTTTGTCCATTGTAAGATGCTGACACACCACCAAACATTGTGATGTCTGTGTTTGCTACTGTAATTTGTCCTGCGTTTGCTGCAGATACTGCAAGCAATCCTGCTGCTGCTAATCCTACTACTTTCTTCATCGTAAAACCTCCTTTAATAAAGTTTTTAAAAAATCTGTTAATAAAAATTAACACACATTATGATTTTTGTCAAGCATTTTTTCTTTTGTCATCCTGAACGAAGTGAAGGATCTCATGTTTTAATGTCTTTCAAAAACAAAAATGAGATTCTTCGCTTACGCTCAGAATGACATTATTAGTGGTTTTTCGTCATCCTGAACGAAGTGAAGGATCTCCTCTTTTAATGTCTTTAAAAAAATGAGATTCTTCGCTTACGCTCAGAATGACATAGCCGGTTCGGTGTCTTTGTCATCCTGAGGTTTTTTAACTTATTCAATTTTCATTTTTACTATATACAACTTTCATGCCAATTTTTTAGTTTTATACTTTCCTGTTATTTACTTATCGTTTATAAACATACTAAACTTTAGTTTTTTGCATTTTGGCAAATTGCAAAAGAAAAGTTAAGAAGTGGGAAGATGAGATTCTTCGCCGGCTGCAGAATGACATCATAGAGGCATAAAGGCGGAGATTCTTCGCTGACGCTCAGAATGACGAATAAGGTTGCCTTTTCCTGATGCTTATCATTCAATCTTTTCCTGTCATTCTGAGGCCGTAAGGCCGAAGGATCTCATGATTTGATACTTTCTTAATTATGCTAATTTGAGATATAATTATCAAATGGAACAGTATTTTGTGTATATCTTAACAAACAAATACAATAAAGTACTTTATGTTGGAGTTACTAACAACCTTGTTAGAAGAGTTTATGAACATAAAAACAAACTTATAAGTGGATTTACTTCAAAATATAACGTTAGTAAACTTGTTTATTATGAGAGTTTTCTTTCTGTTTTTGATGCGATAAAAAGAGAGAAAGAGATAAAAGGTTGGAGAAGGGAAAAGAAAGTCGCATTGATTAATTCTTTTAATCCTGAATGGAAAGATTTATATGAAGAATTAATTTGATAAAAATGAGATTCTTCGCTATCGCTCAGAATGACGAATAAGGTTGCTTTTTAATGCTTATCATTCAACCTTTCCCTGTCATCCTGAGGCCGAAGGCCGAAGGATCTCTTCTTTTAATGTCTTATGAAAACAAAAAAGGAGATTCTTCGCTTACGCTCAGAATGACATCATGGTGTTTTAGTTAGCCTACCAAAGCCTCTTTATAATTTAGAATAAAATTTAAAACTTCTGATGCTGGTTTGATTGTAAAAAGAGAGTTTTCTACCAATGTTTTTACAAGCATAGCATTTAATCTGTGTCCGCCTTTAAAAGAGTAAACTTCTGCAACCAAAGGATAGCCAAGGAGATACAAATCACCGATTAAATCCAATACTTTGTGTCTTACAGGCTCGTCTTCAAATCTTAAACCCTCTTCGTTTATTACCTGATTGTTATGGAAAACAACAGCATTTTCAAGAGACCCACCCTTGGCAAGACCATTTTTCCTTAAGTACTCTACTTCTTCTAAAAAGCAATAAGTTCTTGCTGTATAAACGCCTTCATAAGACTCTTTTTCATAAGGTATGTATGTAAAGCTTTTATTTCCAATAATATCATTATTATAATTTGCTTGATATGTAATTTTTATTTCATTTGATGGCTTCGCCATAATAAATTTATCTTCTATTTCAACCTTTACAGGTTCTTCTAAAACTGCATATAATTTTTCTTCGTTGAGTGTTTTAATTCCGGCTTCTTTTATCTTTTCAACAAAACCTTTACTGCTTCCATCAAGGATTGGCAACTCCTCGCCTATTAGCTCAATATAGACATTGTCAATTCCTGTAAAATAAAGTGCTGCCATTAGGTGTTCTATTGTCCTAACTGATACGCCGTCTTTGTATAAAGTTGTTGAATATTCAAAACTATGGGCATGGTCTATCTTTGCAGGTATAACTACATTATTTTTGATAAAATTTATTCCTTCATTTTTATTTGCAGGGAAAAGCTTTATTTTAACATTATCTCCTGAGTGCAAGCCTATTCCTTCGATGGTTATCGGTTTTTTTATCGTTCTTTGAAATTGGCAGATCATAATCATTCTCCGTATTTTTTTGTTTAAAATTTATATGCAATTTTTATTCCAATCTTTGACATACGATTTAACAATAATTTTGTAATATTATAATTTGAATTTTTGCAAATTTTCAAAAAGGAGTCAAAAGATGTTGGATGTAGAGTTTTTAAATGAAAAAGCAACAAAGCTAAAATCAGCTTTAAAAAAAATAAAGCAGATAATAGATTTTGGAGAAGATGCATTTTTAAAAACTCCGATGTATCCAGATAGAGTTAAATACTATCTTATAATTTTATACGATGAGCTTGAAGCGATAGCTTGTCATATTCTTTCTAATTATTATAATGATAAAATAAAAGAAAACTGTATAGAAAAGCTATCAAAAGATACGATTTTCTCAGAAAAGCTTAATAGAATTTTTGCAGATTTTAACGAGTTTAAAAATAAAGTATTTCAAGAAAATTTCAGCTACTTGGAAAAACAGCTCTATCGTTTAACAAAAAATATAGTTGAAACCTTAGATGCATTGTTTATAAAAGAACTTTCAGATGTGGTAAAACAGCTAAAAGAAAAACAGCCAAAGCTTGCAATACCTGTAAATCTTGTAAAAGTCAATCATTATGCTTCTGCTATAAAAGGAGAAGTAAAAAGGTTAGAGACTTTTTCTAAAATGAGCGAGCAAGAGTTTAAAAATAATAGTTTTGCAATTGATAGAAGCAGGTATTTTATCGTCGTTGCAATAGATGGTGCGTTATGGATTTGTAGGCATATTTCAAGACAGCTAAAAGTAAAGTCTTCAAAAGACTGCTTTAAATCTTTGGCTGAAAATGGTTGTCTATCTGTGAAGCTTGCAGAAAATCTTGATAAAATTGCTCAGCTAAGAAATGATTTAGCAGACCCTACAAAAAGCATTGATTTAGATTTTCTGTATAAATTGGTAAAAGGTGATTTTAAAGCTTTAATGGATAGATTTATTTTAGAAGTTGCTAAGTCTATCAAGGAAGGATGTAAAGGTGAGAGGTAAGAAAAGGAAGAGATTCTTTGCCGGCTGCGGAAATGACAGACAAGTTAACATCTTTATCAAATTTTTTGAAACAGTTTAATGAATAAAAAATTCACACAAACAGGAAGTCTAGCCAATGGAAATATACATAGGAACCGATATAGTAGAAAACAAAAGAATACAACAAGCCTATGAAAAGTACAAAGATAAATTCCTAACAAGAATTTATACACAAAAAGAAATAGAATACTGCCTTAATAAAAAAGAATACATACAATGCCTTTCTACAAGATTTGCTGCAAAAGAAGCAACCATTAAAGCATACTACCAAGCCTTTAAAGAAATACTTACATTTAAACAAATAGAAATCTTGGGACACAAAAACCAACCTGCAGAAATCTTACTGCATAACATAGAAAACCATTGTAATTTCAAGATAAAACTCTCTCTATCCCACGAAAAAAATTACTCAATCGCTACAGTAATCATATACACTGCATAATTTTAGCTGCAGTCCTTTTCTATTACATCTTGTAATAAAGTCAATTAAAATTGGCATGAATTTTGCATATACTAATAGTAGAAAAAATTACTCCCTTGGAGGATAGTTATGCAACTAAGAAAAGAGGAAAGAGAAAACATGATTAGAGAATTCCTACCAAAAATAAATTACATAGTAAAATCATTAAAACATCAAAATTTACCGCCAATAGTAGACGAAGAAGACCTTTTTCAAGTTGGAGTATTAGGGTTATATGATGCTCTTGAAAAGTTTGACCCATCAAAAGGAGTAAAATTCTCAACCTATGCAGAAATCAGAGTAAGAGGATACATTCTTGACCATCTTAGGCAGCTTGATTGGGTGCCAAGAAACGTAAGAAATAAAGTAAAAAACCTTGAAAACAAAATCGTAGAACTTGAAACAAAATTAGGAAGAGAAGCAAAGCCAGAAGAGATAGCAGAATACCTCGGTATGAGTCTTGAAGAGTATATGGCATATGCAGAAAAAACAGTTAATAAAATTCTAATATCCTTAGATTCTGATATTAGTAAAGATGACGATGAAAGCTTGCACCTTTGGGAAGTAATTTCAACAAATGACGATACACCAGAAAAGTACGTAGAAGAAAAACAGCTTAAAGAAATTCTTTCTGATATAATAATGAATAAGCTTGATGAAAGGGAAAGATTGATAGTTACTCTTTACTATTATGAAGACTTAAACATGAAAGAGATTGCAGAAATTTTAGGTTATTCAGAATCAAGAATTTCACAACTTCATACGGCAACTATGTTAAAAATTAGAAGATTAATTGAGGAATATTTAGAGGGAAATGATAAGAGATAAAATTGACTTATTGATTTATGATGTTGAATCTTTTATCTACTTTGGACAGAAGAAGATAGATAAGATAGTAAAAGAAGGCAGTGTTATATCCTTAGAAGATTCAATATTTATTTTAAACAACTTTGCAGAAACTCTAAGCAAAATTTCAGAAATCGTTAATAAAATCCCGGAGATAGAAAGTAAAGAAAAAGCTGAAGATGTTTGTAATATAACCCTTAGTGCTCTTGCATGGATTATTTTTACAATCCCGTCTTTAGAAGTTTACACTCCATTATTTCCGGAGAATTTTACAATTTATGAAAAAGATATAATAGACTTTTTAGCTCAAAGTATGATGGAGATTGAAATCTTGAAAGAGGATTTAGAAAATCTAAAATTTTTCTCAGCAGATATTGCTAAAAACATCAAAGAAGCTTCTTTATTGTTTGGACATTTATCAAAAACATCGGAAAAAAGCACAGATTTTAATTAATATCATTATTCTGCTTCATGATATCCAATGATTAACTCCCGCCACTCCAATCTCTTTAAAAATCTCATTAGCTTTATCTGAATACTTTTTCTTATTAAGGATACGTCCAAGATGAAAGTAAGCTACAGCTTCCCAATATTTATCTCCTATTTTCTTTACATGGTTAAGCCCCATCGATAGGTACCTTTTTGCTGCCTCTTTGTTTCCCATTGCACCATAAACGGCTCCAAGATTTATTTCAGCTACATAAACAATATGATCATTCTCACTAAGATTTCCGAATAAGATCAAGTCCTTAAGAAGGGTTATGGCTTCCTTATAAAAACCTAACTCAGCATATATAATACTCATGTCGTTGATAATTTCTGCCATAAACTCTTTACTTGCACCCTCTTCTTCTCCTGCTGTAAATGCAGCATCATAATAATCTAAAGCTTTATCAAGATCTCCTTTCTTAAAATATATCTCTGCAATAGTT of Sulfurihydrogenibium sp. contains these proteins:
- the acpS gene encoding holo-ACP synthase, whose product is MEIYIGTDIVENKRIQQAYEKYKDKFLTRIYTQKEIEYCLNKKEYIQCLSTRFAAKEATIKAYYQAFKEILTFKQIEILGHKNQPAEILLHNIENHCNFKIKLSLSHEKNYSIATVIIYTA
- the lpxC gene encoding UDP-3-O-acyl-N-acetylglucosamine deacetylase → MICQFQRTIKKPITIEGIGLHSGDNVKIKLFPANKNEGINFIKNNVVIPAKIDHAHSFEYSTTLYKDGVSVRTIEHLMAALYFTGIDNVYIELIGEELPILDGSSKGFVEKIKEAGIKTLNEEKLYAVLEEPVKVEIEDKFIMAKPSNEIKITYQANYNNDIIGNKSFTYIPYEKESYEGVYTARTYCFLEEVEYLRKNGLAKGGSLENAVVFHNNQVINEEGLRFEDEPVRHKVLDLIGDLYLLGYPLVAEVYSFKGGHRLNAMLVKTLVENSLFTIKPASEVLNFILNYKEALVG
- a CDS encoding tetratricopeptide repeat protein, whose product is MIEKCKDALRKDDLEKAIEYGKRAVEMYPNNFDSYFCLGKAYHRMRQPELAYENFKKAEELASSKEDLASIYEYIGRILAIIGKLDDALTYYNKALGLTKEIGGKAAPLLRTIAEIYFKKGDLDKALDYYDAAFTAGEEEGASKEFMAEIINDMSIIYAELGFYKEAITLLKDLILFGNLSENDHIVYVAEINLGAVYGAMGNKEAAKRYLSMGLNHVKKIGDKYWEAVAYFHLGRILNKKKYSDKANEIFKEIGVAGVNHWIS
- a CDS encoding outer membrane beta-barrel protein; this encodes MKKVVGLAAAGLLAVSAANAGQITVANTDITMFGGVSASYNGQNNDHALRNAAIFISNPLNQSLAGTWSGKDSFSVNNVIIGLTKPAQDGGIGFTAAFGYWEAPTVVASSTVVNNVNIFNSINNKNADKLVGYGKTTDFKPWLAFVTYKPVAGLSLDAGLLWTNFGERPVTILNPHITRGVLFTANPVLLTGARGTYDAGVAKVYVGAGKAGDYQLMGPVYKNVIGNNYSNYIEAGVTSNLKQFGLPVDVGLHTYNENGNRDIYALTVGGDLGIVSLGLEVDYFKADDGLKKAWNSVLRKPIGPLPANYSASTNAWGAALCANVKPVAGVQVPVRIEYADNKDTILIPAIAAATLVKPSNAANQFNYAAAKKVWTFTITPTYNPTKNTFLRAEVSYAKSSGDAFNGTSGYLFVNDKGEAKTSRTTGAVELGFLF
- a CDS encoding FliA/WhiG family RNA polymerase sigma factor encodes the protein MQLRKEERENMIREFLPKINYIVKSLKHQNLPPIVDEEDLFQVGVLGLYDALEKFDPSKGVKFSTYAEIRVRGYILDHLRQLDWVPRNVRNKVKNLENKIVELETKLGREAKPEEIAEYLGMSLEEYMAYAEKTVNKILISLDSDISKDDDESLHLWEVISTNDDTPEKYVEEKQLKEILSDIIMNKLDERERLIVTLYYYEDLNMKEIAEILGYSESRISQLHTATMLKIRRLIEEYLEGNDKR
- a CDS encoding HepT-like ribonuclease domain-containing protein yields the protein MLDVEFLNEKATKLKSALKKIKQIIDFGEDAFLKTPMYPDRVKYYLIILYDELEAIACHILSNYYNDKIKENCIEKLSKDTIFSEKLNRIFADFNEFKNKVFQENFSYLEKQLYRLTKNIVETLDALFIKELSDVVKQLKEKQPKLAIPVNLVKVNHYASAIKGEVKRLETFSKMSEQEFKNNSFAIDRSRYFIVVAIDGALWICRHISRQLKVKSSKDCFKSLAENGCLSVKLAENLDKIAQLRNDLADPTKSIDLDFLYKLVKGDFKALMDRFILEVAKSIKEGCKGER
- a CDS encoding GIY-YIG nuclease family protein, with protein sequence MEQYFVYILTNKYNKVLYVGVTNNLVRRVYEHKNKLISGFTSKYNVSKLVYYESFLSVFDAIKREKEIKGWRREKKVALINSFNPEWKDLYEELI